Proteins encoded by one window of Winogradskyella sp. PG-2:
- a CDS encoding arylesterase — MFASQNTHLSFNTPITIPEKLLKFCYFLITFFLLSCGNEQRAKIDNTEQVTEESKVIENTTNSTTKIILCFGDSITAGYGLDDTNDAYPALIQKKIDSLNLDYTVVNSGLSGETSAGGKSRIDWILNQDIDIFLLELGGNDGLRGLPLTATRANLQAIIDSVKTKRPDTTIILAGMELPPNMGQDYTSEFRNIFAELAKENNTEFIPFILKDVGGQPELNQSDGIHPTEEGHVIVANTVWERLNPLLNK; from the coding sequence ATGTTCGCGTCTCAAAATACACATTTGTCCTTTAATACACCAATCACAATTCCTGAGAAACTCTTAAAGTTTTGTTATTTTCTTATCACTTTTTTTCTGCTAAGTTGTGGAAACGAACAACGTGCTAAAATTGATAATACAGAACAAGTTACTGAAGAGTCTAAAGTTATCGAAAACACAACAAATTCAACTACTAAAATAATACTGTGTTTTGGTGATAGTATCACTGCTGGTTATGGCTTAGATGATACTAATGATGCCTATCCTGCTTTAATCCAGAAAAAAATTGATTCTTTAAATTTGGATTATACAGTGGTAAACTCTGGCTTAAGTGGTGAAACGTCTGCTGGTGGAAAAAGCCGTATTGATTGGATCTTAAATCAGGACATTGACATATTTTTATTAGAACTTGGTGGCAATGATGGCTTGCGTGGTTTACCACTTACAGCAACACGTGCCAACTTGCAAGCGATTATTGATTCGGTAAAAACAAAAAGACCAGACACGACTATCATTTTAGCTGGTATGGAACTTCCTCCCAATATGGGACAGGATTACACGAGTGAATTCAGAAATATCTTTGCTGAGTTAGCCAAGGAAAACAATACGGAGTTTATCCCATTTATCTTAAAAGATGTTGGTGGCCAGCCAGAACTTAATCAATCTGATGGCATACACCCAACTGAAGAAGGTCATGTTATTGTAGCTAATACAGTTTGGGAAAGATTAAATCCTTTGCTTAATAAGTAA
- a CDS encoding ABC transporter permease subunit — MIKKPSNISAISIGQSDVNPLLQTVTIRGLEGQKYDTDFENPSLLMSGNLDLGFVIIYLFPLILIAMTFNLYSEEKESGTWRILAAQTSSKVSFLFKKLIVRIGFVFVILIVLLFLASAILQLQMDQNFWTIFIQSILYLMFWSALCFWMISLLKSSSFNVLALISV; from the coding sequence TTGATAAAAAAGCCTTCAAACATTAGTGCTATTTCAATTGGTCAGAGTGATGTTAACCCACTTTTACAAACTGTGACTATTCGCGGTTTAGAAGGACAGAAATATGATACAGATTTTGAAAACCCATCTTTATTAATGTCTGGCAATCTAGATTTAGGATTTGTTATTATCTACCTATTTCCATTGATATTGATAGCCATGACTTTCAACTTATATTCTGAAGAAAAAGAGTCAGGCACTTGGAGAATATTGGCAGCACAAACCTCAAGTAAAGTAAGCTTTTTGTTTAAAAAACTAATCGTTAGAATAGGCTTTGTCTTTGTAATTTTAATTGTCTTATTATTTTTAGCAAGCGCTATTTTACAACTGCAAATGGATCAGAATTTCTGGACTATTTTTATACAAAGTATTTTGTATTTAATGTTTTGGAGTGCTTTATGCTTTTGGATGATTTCTTTATTAAAAAGTTCTAGTTTTAATGTACTAGCGTTGATATCGGTTTAG
- a CDS encoding serine hydrolase domain-containing protein yields the protein MEHTKQKTSKIKRIFRIVLLVGTFISLYFVPWILVKAWIIPLPDTVQEQVNQTLSHGFDGVIVYVDVAGKSPALYAAGYHNKKQKTPAKPRALFKIASISKLYHAVAITQLINDKRLSLDKTLAEYFPDLKGRVEYAESITLRHLVQHRSGIPNFTNTPNFWNEPKRSMDAALDLILDLPANFKPNEGYEYCNTNYLLLSMLIEKVTGQSHFQFIEAVILKPLGLKNTYGSLKDVNLDDLMSGYYVGVEEDIKTTDYGSMIATAKDVGIFLRALNDGSLLNDSEMEIYGSIYEFNHGGLIPGYQSMAEYHKDIDAVVIQFMNTTDFEGYQWNLLQITHSRVVKILRNTKDL from the coding sequence ATGGAACACACTAAACAAAAGACAAGTAAGATTAAGAGAATTTTTAGAATCGTATTACTTGTCGGGACTTTTATTTCCCTATACTTTGTACCATGGATTTTAGTAAAGGCATGGATAATACCATTACCAGATACTGTACAAGAACAGGTAAATCAAACCTTAAGTCATGGCTTTGATGGTGTCATAGTATATGTAGACGTAGCTGGTAAATCACCAGCATTGTATGCAGCTGGATATCATAATAAAAAACAGAAAACACCTGCTAAACCAAGGGCATTATTCAAAATTGCAAGTATAAGCAAGTTATATCATGCTGTAGCGATTACTCAATTAATCAATGACAAACGTCTGTCACTAGATAAAACACTTGCAGAATACTTTCCGGATTTAAAAGGTAGAGTAGAATATGCCGAAAGTATCACCTTGAGACATCTAGTTCAGCATAGAAGTGGTATACCAAATTTTACAAATACACCGAATTTTTGGAATGAACCTAAACGATCTATGGATGCGGCTCTAGATTTGATACTTGATTTACCAGCAAATTTCAAACCTAATGAAGGCTATGAATATTGCAATACGAACTATTTGTTACTTTCTATGCTTATTGAGAAAGTTACAGGTCAAAGTCATTTTCAGTTTATAGAAGCCGTAATATTAAAGCCACTTGGACTTAAAAATACATATGGCTCACTCAAAGATGTTAACTTGGATGATTTAATGAGTGGCTATTATGTTGGAGTAGAAGAAGACATAAAAACAACAGACTATGGCTCTATGATTGCAACAGCAAAAGATGTTGGTATCTTTTTAAGAGCTCTAAATGACGGTTCGTTGCTTAATGACAGTGAAATGGAAATCTATGGGTCTATCTATGAATTTAACCATGGTGGGCTGATTCCCGGATATCAAAGTATGGCAGAATATCATAAAGATATTGATGCCGTTGTAATTCAGTTTATGAATACCACAGATTTTGAAGGCTACCAATGGAATTTATTGCAAATTACTCACAGTCGTGTTGTTAAAATTTTACGCAATACTAAGGATCTGTAA
- a CDS encoding ABC transporter ATP-binding protein, translating to MTKILKINGLEKTYKSGQKQLTVLKNITFNVEKGQTFSIVGPSGSGKTTLLGLCAGLDEPNSGSVELCGHNLKTLNEDERAQLRNKEVGFIFQNFQLLPTLTALENVSVPLELQGDTDAKTKSLELLKKVGLEDRCHHYPSQLSGGEQQRVALARAFSNTPSILFADEPTGNLDEGTGEKVIQLLFDLNKEAGTTLVIISHDLDLANRTQQILRLKGGQILTNQATSAI from the coding sequence ATGACAAAGATATTAAAGATAAACGGTTTAGAGAAGACCTATAAAAGTGGGCAAAAACAACTAACGGTTTTAAAAAATATTACATTCAATGTGGAGAAAGGGCAGACGTTTTCTATTGTTGGCCCATCTGGTAGTGGAAAAACAACCTTACTTGGCTTGTGTGCAGGTTTAGATGAACCTAATTCTGGAAGTGTAGAATTATGTGGTCACAATCTAAAAACCTTAAATGAGGACGAGCGAGCTCAATTACGAAATAAAGAAGTTGGTTTTATATTTCAGAATTTTCAATTATTACCTACACTAACTGCTTTAGAAAATGTGAGTGTACCTTTAGAATTACAAGGAGATACTGATGCAAAAACAAAGAGTTTAGAATTATTAAAAAAAGTAGGTTTAGAAGACCGTTGTCATCATTATCCATCTCAACTTTCTGGAGGTGAACAACAGCGCGTGGCTTTAGCAAGAGCATTTTCTAACACGCCATCAATTTTATTTGCAGATGAACCGACAGGTAATTTAGATGAAGGAACAGGAGAAAAAGTGATCCAATTATTATTCGATTTAAACAAAGAAGCTGGTACAACATTGGTTATTATTTCACATGATTTAGATTTAGCCAATCGCACACAACAGATATTACGACTCAAAGGTGGCCAAATATTAACTAACCAAGCTACATCAGCAATTTGA
- a CDS encoding ABC transporter permease, giving the protein MAWRDAKSSRIRLFLFMSSIILGISAVVAIQLFSENLSDNIKRQSKKLMGADFIIDTRQEPTERAQEIIDSLKPNAKEVTFLSMIAFPKNSGTKLVRIRGIQGSFPFYGEMRTEPVGGSNTYQNKNEALVDATLMLQYDITPGDSIKIGQKTFQISGALKSIPGSTAISTSVAPSVVIPYKSIEVTELLQFGSRKEYQFFYKVSDTLDLNAFEKIIDPMLDIENADLDTHTSTSRRLGRRYDNVGKFLNLAAFIALLLGCIGIASSIHIYIKEKLKAIAVLKCLGASRTQSFLIFLIQIAGIGLLGGIIGSAIGVALQGLFPYLLKTFLPFELEMTITAKPIIIGLLLGLFISVLFALLPLSHTWYVSPLKVLRINEESEQPRRVRTLIFGFILVCLFLFSFLLIQNATYAVAFVGGSLVTFIILALIARLFMKLVKRYFPKSWKFTTRQGLLNLYRPNNQTIVLVLAIGLGTFLISTLYFTKDILLAKTEVGVTAENANMIILDVQSDQRDAMEEQLIQSNVPVLDNIPLVTMRMHKIKDQLVNDLRQDTTRQVRGWILNHEFRTTYRDQIIASEDIIEGEWIPSLQPNDPVVISISDNLAFDAKVGIGDEIVFNVQGVLIETTVGSIRQVDWGRMQLNFSIVFPKGILEQAPQFSVFTTKADNEQISADLQRTLVARFPNVSIIDLRQVYTIVESILDKVSWVLNFMAFFSILTGLIVLIGSVRTSKRQRIKESVLLRTLGARNPQILKISALEYLFLGLLGSLIGIMLALVSSLCLAIFVFEEPFIPSVIPFIVFLPCITLLVIAIGLSNIRSVLNSSPLQVLRREIQ; this is encoded by the coding sequence ATGGCATGGAGAGACGCTAAGTCTAGTAGGATAAGGTTATTCTTATTTATGTCGTCTATAATATTGGGGATTTCCGCTGTGGTTGCTATCCAGCTATTTAGCGAAAACCTAAGCGATAATATAAAACGGCAATCAAAAAAATTAATGGGTGCCGATTTCATTATAGATACACGGCAGGAGCCTACGGAACGTGCGCAAGAAATTATAGATTCATTAAAGCCAAATGCCAAGGAAGTAACGTTTTTATCCATGATTGCGTTTCCAAAAAACTCAGGAACAAAATTGGTGAGAATCCGTGGAATTCAGGGAAGCTTTCCGTTTTATGGTGAAATGCGAACTGAACCTGTTGGTGGTTCTAATACTTATCAAAATAAAAACGAAGCTCTTGTAGATGCTACTTTAATGCTTCAATATGACATTACACCTGGTGACTCCATTAAGATTGGCCAGAAAACGTTTCAAATTAGTGGAGCTTTAAAATCTATTCCAGGTAGTACAGCAATTTCAACATCTGTAGCTCCATCGGTTGTTATTCCGTATAAATCTATTGAAGTAACTGAGCTTCTCCAGTTTGGAAGCCGAAAAGAATATCAGTTTTTTTATAAAGTTTCAGACACTTTAGATTTAAATGCATTTGAAAAAATAATCGACCCTATGCTCGATATTGAGAATGCGGATTTAGATACACATACCAGTACAAGCCGACGTTTAGGTAGACGTTATGATAATGTTGGTAAATTTTTAAATCTTGCTGCTTTTATAGCCTTACTATTAGGTTGTATTGGAATAGCCAGTTCTATACATATTTATATAAAAGAAAAACTAAAAGCTATTGCTGTATTAAAGTGTTTAGGAGCAAGTCGTACACAAAGTTTTCTTATTTTTTTAATCCAGATTGCTGGTATAGGATTACTTGGTGGCATCATAGGATCTGCAATTGGTGTGGCTTTACAGGGACTATTTCCATATTTGCTTAAAACGTTTTTACCTTTTGAACTAGAAATGACAATTACAGCAAAACCTATAATTATTGGGCTATTGCTTGGCTTGTTTATTTCGGTATTATTTGCACTATTACCATTGTCACATACCTGGTATGTGTCGCCTCTAAAGGTATTAAGAATTAACGAAGAGTCAGAACAACCTCGAAGAGTCAGAACGCTTATTTTTGGTTTCATTTTGGTTTGCCTGTTTTTATTTTCCTTCTTATTAATACAGAATGCCACTTATGCTGTAGCGTTTGTTGGTGGATCACTAGTAACATTCATAATTTTGGCACTTATAGCTAGATTATTCATGAAACTGGTCAAACGTTATTTTCCAAAATCTTGGAAGTTTACAACACGACAAGGCTTATTAAATCTTTATCGACCTAATAATCAAACCATAGTTTTAGTATTAGCCATTGGTTTAGGCACTTTCCTTATTAGCACCCTGTATTTTACAAAAGATATTTTATTAGCAAAAACGGAAGTCGGTGTGACTGCTGAAAATGCTAACATGATTATACTAGATGTGCAAAGCGATCAACGAGATGCTATGGAAGAGCAACTCATACAGAGCAACGTTCCTGTTTTAGACAATATACCTTTGGTGACCATGCGTATGCATAAAATAAAAGACCAATTGGTTAATGACCTAAGGCAAGACACGACAAGACAAGTTAGAGGTTGGATACTGAATCACGAATTTAGAACCACCTATAGAGACCAAATTATTGCTTCTGAAGACATCATAGAAGGTGAGTGGATACCAAGTTTACAACCCAATGACCCAGTAGTTATTTCGATTTCAGATAATTTAGCATTTGATGCTAAAGTAGGTATTGGCGATGAAATCGTATTCAATGTACAAGGCGTATTAATTGAAACCACTGTAGGTAGTATCAGACAGGTGGATTGGGGACGTATGCAACTTAATTTTTCAATCGTTTTTCCTAAAGGTATTTTAGAACAAGCACCACAATTTAGCGTGTTTACCACCAAAGCAGATAATGAACAAATCTCAGCAGATTTGCAACGTACATTAGTAGCACGTTTTCCTAATGTATCTATTATAGACTTAAGGCAAGTATATACTATTGTAGAATCAATCTTAGATAAAGTATCTTGGGTGCTTAATTTTATGGCCTTCTTTAGTATTTTAACAGGACTCATTGTTTTAATAGGTTCTGTAAGAACCAGTAAACGTCAACGAATTAAAGAAAGTGTATTGCTGCGCACACTTGGTGCCAGAAACCCACAAATATTGAAAATATCTGCCTTAGAGTATCTGTTTTTAGGTTTACTTGGTAGCTTAATTGGTATTATGCTAGCACTAGTAAGCAGTTTGTGTTTAGCAATTTTTGTATTTGAAGAGCCATTCATTCCCTCAGTAATACCATTTATAGTGTTTTTGCCATGTATTACGCTTTTAGTTATTGCTATAGGTTTAAGTAATATTAGATCAGTACTTAACAGCTCACCATTACAAGTTTTACGTAGGGAGATACAATAA
- a CDS encoding cytochrome-c peroxidase has translation MKKYIKPIYVLVILILTSCSEDDYSDVSVDDDQAISTIDYPDLSLPATPFNYANINLPDSFLNNDVQNEDNTPNNNPITDNGATLGRVLFYDKKLSLNNTISCASCHIQENGFSDPNQFSLGFEGGLTGRNSMGLSNARFYENGRFFWDERAATLEDQTLMPIQDLVEMGMTLEELETKLAQEGYYTILFENAFGDESITSERIAFAISQFIRSMVSFESKFDEGLDQAQNSNNNFPNFTASENRGKQLFMSNQTRCFDCHATVAFVGDNARNIGLDVVISDPGIGGITNNNNDLGEFKVPSLRNIGLTAP, from the coding sequence ATGAAAAAGTATATTAAACCCATTTACGTCTTAGTAATATTAATTTTAACTTCATGTAGTGAGGATGACTATAGTGATGTTAGTGTTGATGATGACCAAGCCATCAGTACAATAGACTATCCTGATTTAAGTCTCCCAGCAACACCTTTCAATTATGCTAATATTAATTTGCCCGATTCCTTTCTCAATAATGACGTACAGAATGAAGACAATACACCAAATAACAATCCTATTACGGATAATGGCGCAACACTTGGTAGAGTATTGTTTTATGATAAAAAATTGTCATTAAACAACACAATTTCATGTGCTTCTTGTCATATTCAAGAGAATGGGTTTTCTGATCCAAACCAGTTTAGTTTAGGTTTTGAAGGAGGTCTAACAGGAAGAAACTCAATGGGATTATCAAATGCTAGATTTTACGAAAATGGTCGCTTTTTTTGGGATGAAAGAGCTGCTACTCTAGAAGACCAAACCTTAATGCCAATTCAAGATTTAGTTGAAATGGGAATGACTTTAGAGGAATTAGAAACAAAATTAGCTCAGGAAGGCTATTATACAATTTTATTTGAAAATGCATTTGGTGATGAAAGCATTACTAGTGAGAGAATAGCTTTTGCTATCTCTCAATTTATACGTTCAATGGTATCTTTTGAATCTAAATTTGACGAAGGCTTAGATCAAGCCCAAAATAGTAATAATAATTTCCCAAATTTCACTGCATCAGAAAACAGAGGAAAACAACTTTTTATGAGTAACCAAACCAGGTGTTTCGACTGCCATGCAACTGTTGCATTTGTAGGTGATAACGCAAGAAATATTGGTTTAGATGTCGTAATAAGTGATCCTGGTATTGGTGGTATAACGAACAATAATAATGACTTGGGGGAATTTAAAGTCCCGTCGTTGAGAAATATTGGTCTAACAGCACCATAA
- a CDS encoding T9SS type B sorting domain-containing protein — MFNRYGKLLKELKGPPFFWDGYFNNQLLPVNDYWYLIILYSGKRELGHLTLKR; from the coding sequence ATATTTAATCGTTATGGTAAATTACTCAAAGAATTAAAAGGGCCTCCATTTTTTTGGGATGGCTATTTTAATAACCAATTATTGCCAGTTAATGACTACTGGTACCTAATCATATTATATTCCGGTAAAAGAGAATTAGGACATCTTACTTTAAAGCGTTGA
- a CDS encoding WD40/YVTN/BNR-like repeat-containing protein encodes MKTLSRTLCTFILTLLITFTTSAQEKDSKTNPFDGLELRSIGPAFMSGRIADIAIHPQNESIWYVAVGSGGVWKTINSGTTWTPLFDKEASYSIGTVSIDPNRPEIIWVGTGEDVGGRHVGFGDGVYRSDNGGQTWTNMGLKETQHISRVIVHPENSNVVWVTAQGPLWNKGGQRGLYKTTDGGKTWKKTLGDDAWTGVTELVYDPTNPSRMYAATWQRHRTVAAYIGNGPGTALYRSDDAGDTWEKLTKGLPKTSMGKTGLAISPHNPNVLYVAIELDRRKGGVYRSDDGGSSWSKQSNTITGGTGPHYYQELYASPHQKDRLYLMDNTMQISEDGGKTFYRMNRKNKHGDNHAIAFRKHDPNYLLVGTDGGLYESFDLTKTWKYIENLPVTQFYKLAVDDAEPFYNIYGGTQDNSTEGGPSRTDNLHGIQNSDWSVILNWDGHQPATEPGNPNIVYAERQEGTLSRLDMKTGEAVDIQPQPAEGDAIQRFNWDAPILVSPHQPSTIFFASQRVWKSENRGDSWTPISEDLTKNEERITLPIMGKQQSWDNAWDVYAMSNYNTITSLSESPKQEGLLYVGTDDGLINVTENGGTDWRQINVNQLPGVPSTAFVNDIKADLHDANTVYVALDNHKYGDFKPYLYKSTNKGKSWESLTKSIPANHLVWRIVQDHVSPNLLFIGTEFGLFFSVNGGKQWTALKGNVPTISFRDLAIQKRENDLVTASFGRGFYILDDYSALREASQENLNAKAKLFPVRDAWWYIQRSQLSFEANKGSQGDSHFVAPNPDFGAVFTHYLKKAPELQKDLRTAKEKNLKGQDIPFSGWEAVENEKLEEKPHLVFVIKNQAGDVVRNIFKEAKSGVNRTAWDLRYPSPNPIALGETKGANDNDGPKGMLAPPGTYSVTMYLSNNGSVKQLDAPVEFNVKPLYKSTLEGSSMEVASDFWRSFEAASRTSFMVDKSIIKAEKKTRVLHKALMNSSANTEDGLKELKGISDQINTLKSDYYGNQAKSEIGEKNPPSVSDKMFTIYLSLERSTYGPTDTNKKQMQIVNSMLTKAENELKAIKNSIDKFEALLKVSGAPYIDD; translated from the coding sequence ATGAAGACGCTTTCCCGCACTTTGTGCACATTTATTCTTACACTTTTAATAACTTTTACAACCTCTGCCCAAGAGAAAGATTCTAAAACCAATCCTTTTGATGGTCTAGAACTTCGAAGCATTGGCCCTGCCTTTATGAGCGGTCGTATTGCAGATATTGCGATTCATCCACAAAATGAAAGCATTTGGTATGTTGCAGTAGGCTCTGGTGGTGTATGGAAAACCATAAATTCTGGTACCACATGGACACCATTATTCGATAAAGAAGCCTCCTACTCTATCGGAACCGTTTCTATAGACCCAAATCGACCAGAAATCATTTGGGTTGGTACTGGTGAAGATGTTGGTGGACGCCATGTCGGTTTTGGTGATGGTGTCTATCGCAGTGATAATGGAGGGCAAACATGGACAAATATGGGTCTAAAAGAGACGCAGCATATTTCGAGAGTTATTGTACATCCAGAAAACAGTAATGTCGTTTGGGTAACTGCACAAGGTCCACTCTGGAATAAAGGTGGTCAGCGCGGTTTATACAAAACTACAGATGGTGGTAAAACATGGAAGAAAACACTTGGTGATGATGCTTGGACAGGTGTCACTGAGTTAGTGTACGACCCAACAAATCCTAGCCGTATGTATGCTGCCACATGGCAACGTCATAGAACTGTTGCAGCTTATATAGGCAATGGTCCTGGTACAGCCTTATACCGCAGTGATGATGCTGGTGATACTTGGGAAAAATTGACTAAAGGTCTACCTAAAACGTCAATGGGCAAAACTGGTTTAGCGATTTCACCTCATAATCCAAATGTATTATATGTAGCTATTGAGTTAGATCGCAGAAAAGGTGGTGTGTATCGCAGTGATGATGGTGGAAGTTCTTGGTCTAAACAATCTAATACAATTACTGGTGGAACTGGCCCACACTACTACCAAGAATTATATGCATCACCACACCAAAAAGATCGCTTATATCTTATGGATAATACGATGCAAATTTCTGAAGATGGTGGAAAAACCTTCTACAGAATGAACAGAAAAAATAAACACGGTGATAATCATGCCATAGCATTTAGAAAACATGATCCTAATTATTTACTTGTGGGAACAGATGGTGGATTATATGAATCTTTTGATTTAACAAAAACTTGGAAATATATTGAGAACTTACCTGTAACTCAGTTTTACAAATTAGCTGTTGATGATGCAGAGCCATTTTATAATATCTATGGTGGAACTCAAGATAATAGTACAGAAGGAGGACCATCACGTACAGATAATCTTCATGGAATTCAGAATAGTGATTGGTCTGTGATTCTTAATTGGGATGGCCATCAACCAGCTACGGAACCTGGAAATCCGAATATTGTATATGCAGAACGACAAGAAGGTACTTTGTCGCGTTTAGATATGAAAACTGGCGAAGCTGTAGATATACAACCACAACCAGCTGAAGGTGACGCTATTCAACGTTTTAATTGGGATGCACCAATTTTAGTAAGTCCACATCAACCGTCTACAATTTTCTTTGCATCACAACGTGTTTGGAAATCTGAAAATCGAGGTGATTCTTGGACACCAATTTCTGAAGACTTAACCAAAAATGAAGAGCGTATTACATTACCTATAATGGGCAAACAACAATCTTGGGATAATGCTTGGGATGTATATGCCATGTCTAATTATAATACCATCACATCACTTTCTGAATCACCTAAGCAAGAAGGTCTTCTTTATGTTGGTACTGATGATGGTTTAATTAATGTGACAGAAAATGGTGGAACTGACTGGCGACAAATTAATGTCAATCAATTACCTGGTGTACCATCTACCGCTTTTGTGAATGACATTAAAGCAGATTTACATGATGCCAATACTGTTTATGTGGCTTTGGATAATCATAAGTATGGTGATTTTAAGCCTTATTTATACAAGAGTACTAATAAAGGAAAATCTTGGGAGTCTTTAACGAAATCCATCCCTGCGAATCATTTGGTATGGAGAATAGTACAAGATCATGTCTCACCTAACCTCTTATTTATAGGTACTGAATTTGGATTGTTCTTTTCAGTTAATGGTGGAAAGCAATGGACGGCTTTAAAAGGAAATGTACCTACGATTTCGTTTAGAGATTTAGCCATACAAAAACGTGAAAACGATTTGGTAACAGCATCTTTTGGTCGTGGGTTTTATATACTCGATGATTATTCTGCTTTAAGAGAAGCATCTCAAGAAAATTTAAATGCAAAAGCAAAGTTATTTCCTGTGCGTGATGCTTGGTGGTATATACAACGCTCTCAATTAAGTTTTGAAGCCAATAAAGGAAGTCAAGGTGATTCTCATTTTGTAGCTCCTAATCCAGACTTTGGTGCTGTATTTACGCATTATCTTAAAAAAGCACCAGAATTGCAAAAAGATTTACGCACAGCAAAAGAAAAGAACCTTAAAGGCCAGGACATTCCTTTCTCTGGATGGGAAGCCGTAGAAAATGAAAAGCTAGAGGAAAAACCGCATTTAGTTTTTGTAATTAAGAACCAAGCTGGTGATGTCGTTCGAAATATCTTTAAAGAGGCTAAATCTGGAGTTAATAGAACAGCTTGGGATTTGCGATATCCTAGTCCGAATCCTATTGCATTAGGGGAGACAAAAGGGGCAAATGATAACGATGGGCCAAAAGGAATGTTAGCACCTCCAGGAACTTATAGCGTTACCATGTATTTATCTAATAACGGTAGTGTAAAACAATTAGATGCACCTGTAGAATTTAATGTAAAACCACTTTATAAAAGCACACTTGAAGGATCTTCAATGGAAGTTGCATCAGATTTTTGGCGTAGTTTTGAAGCTGCATCTCGTACATCATTTATGGTTGATAAATCTATAATTAAAGCTGAGAAAAAGACGAGGGTATTGCACAAAGCGTTAATGAATAGTTCAGCTAATACTGAAGATGGTTTGAAGGAATTAAAAGGGATAAGTGATCAAATCAATACTTTAAAATCAGATTACTATGGCAATCAGGCTAAATCAGAAATCGGTGAAAAAAATCCACCATCAGTTAGCGATAAGATGTTTACTATTTATTTAAGTTTAGAACGCTCTACTTATGGACCAACAGATACAAACAAAAAACAAATGCAGATTGTAAATTCAATGCTTACAAAAGCTGAAAACGAATTGAAAGCCATTAAGAATTCCATAGACAAATTTGAAGCCCTATTAAAAGTTTCTGGTGCTCCTTATATTGACGATTAA